The DNA region TATGAATGCTTGCCAAATAGCGAACGAATATTCATTCTGCAATGGTACGCCGAATAGGGCCGTTGCAGTTTTTTTCTTTAACTGATTGGTTAACGGAGTACCGTTAAAAGTCAGGTGTTGACTGTTTTTGGAGGTTTGTAAATTATTTTGAATGAAAATGATTGTTTTTTGTGGATTATGTGGTACTATAGAAGCAGTTGGAGGAATGAATATGCTGACTGAAGAACGATATGCTGCAATTATAGAGCGCTTACAACAAAGAGGGATTGTGAAACTGCAAGAGCTTGTCGATGTAATTGGAGCCTCTGAATCAACGATTAGACGTGATTTGATTGACCTGGAAAGTCGACAGATGTTAAAGCGTATACATGGTGGTGCTTCTCTGGTGAATGAAAAGACACCGGAACCAGGCATGGAAGAAAAAACGTTCAAAAACATTCAACAAAAAACGACCATTGCTCGTTTAGCAGCACAGGAGATCAACAATGGCGAATGTATCTATCTGGATGCGGGGACAACTACATTAGCGATGATTCCTTTTATTGAAGCTAGGGATGTTACAGTTGTGACGAATGGTCTTTCACACGTAGAGGCACTGGTGAGCAAACGAATACGCAGTTACTTGCTTGGCGGAATGATGAAAATTCACACCAAAGCAGTGATTGGCAGTATTGCATTACAGAACATGGATAATTTCCGTTTTGATAAATGTTTTATTGGAACCAACGGGGTGGATGCCGAAATGGGGTATACGACTCCTGATCCAGAGGAAGCCTTGATTAAAAGACGTGCACATCAATTGTCCGGGAAATCTTATGTACTGGCTGATTCCAGCAAGATTGGGGAAATAACTTTTGCCAAACTGTTTGACCTGGAGGAGGCGGACTTGATCACCGAGCATATGCCGGAACATTGGCGTTCTGTAATCACCCAGAAAACTAAAATAATTGAGGGATAACCATGATATATACCGTGACACTTAATCCTTCCATCGATTACATCGTGGAAGTGGATGATCTGAAGCTAGGTGAATTGAATCGCATGAACCGGGACCTGAAACTTCCCGGAGGAAAAGGAATTAACGTATCAAGAGTGCTTAATCAGTTGGGGGCAGATAACACTGCACTTGGGTTCCTGGGAGGATTTACGGGTCGTTTCATTAATGACAAGTTGCAGGAAGATCAGATCCAGACGGACTTTATTACCATTGCAGATGATACCCGCATTAACATCAAGCTGAAGCATGGAGACGAGACGGAGATTAACGGGCTGGGGCCAGCCATTCGTCCAGAGGAAGCTGAGCAGTTGCTAAACAAGCTGTCTTCATTGCAAAAAGGAGATATCGTCATTCTTTCCGGAAGTATACCGCCTTCGCTTGGAGCAGATTTCTACGATCGTCTCATTAACGTATGCAAGCGAACGAGTGCGGAATTTGTAATCGATACGACGGGACCTGCATTAATGGATGCTCTGGTATATGAACCGCTGCTGGTGAAGCCGAACCATCATGAACTGGCTGAGCTGTTCGGAGTAAGCATCGAGACACAGGAAGAACTGGTGACGTACGGTCGCAAGCTCTTGGAAGCGGGAGCCAAACATGTGCTGATTTCCATGGCTGGAGAAGGTGCGCTGTTGATTACCCAAACGGATGTGTATCACGCGAACGTACCAAAAGGCGTCGTGAAAAACTCCGTTGGTGCAGGAGACTCCATGATCGGCGGATTTGTTGGAACATTTGTATTGAACGAAGATTTGCTTGAAGCCTTCCGCACAGGAGTTGCTTCAGGGAGTGCGACAGCTTTCTCGGATGATCTGGCAACACGGGAGCTGATCGAAGGGCTGCGTACTCAAGTTACCATAACCAAAATATAGTTTCGTGCAAATGGATTTGAAGAAAGCCCCCTTTTTGGAAGAGGGGATGAATTAGATCGCAGATAACAGCGTAACAAGTCAATTATAATCCGGTCTGCATCATGCAGACCGACTGAACTTAAGGGAGTGTACCAAAATGAGAATAACAGACCTGATGATCCAGGATACGATGATCATGGACCTGCAAGCCACAACGAAAGAAGAGGCTATCGATGAACTCATTGCAAGTCTGAACCGAAGCGGACGCATAAATGACCCGGTGCTGTTTAAGGAAATGATCTACAAACGCGAAGCTGAATCAAGCACAGGAATTGGTGGCGGTATTGCCATGCCTCATGCGAAGACCACAGCCGTGAATGAACCTACAGTTGTATTTGCGAAGAGTAGAAAAGGACTTGATTTTGAAGCGCTAGATGATGAGCCGGCTCATATATTCTTTATGATTGCAGCGCCTGAAGGGGCTGCCAATACACATCTGCGCACGCTTGCGGCTCTTTCCAGGCTGTTGATTGATAGCGATTTCATATCTCAGCTGATGAGTACGGATACGCCGGCAGAAGTGACTGCATTATTTGATGCCAAACAGGCTGAGGAAGAAGAAAAGAAAGCAGCCAAAGAGAAAGCGGAAGCGGAGAAGGCGAGTAGTGCTTCCGGTAATACGAATGGTCAGAAACAGAATACATCAGGCGTTATTGTTGGCAATGCAGCATCAGAAGATTTTGTCGTTGCGGTTACTGCATGTCCAACAGGGATTGCTCACACATTTATGGCTGAAGACGCTCTCAAAAAGAAAGCGCAGGAAATGGGCATCAATATTCGAGTGGAGACCAATGGTTCGGAGGGAGCACAAAACGTTCTGACTGCTGATGAAATTGCTCGGGCCAAGGGAGTCATTATTGCCGCAGATAAAAATGTGGAAATGGCCCGTTTTGATGGCAAACCGGTTCTGCAAAGACCAGTCAGCGACGGTATCCGCAAATCCGAAGAGCTGATCCGCAAAGCGGTTAACGGAGATGCTCCCATCTATCGCAGCCAGGAGGGCGGCGGTGGCAAGGCCGAAGGGGAAAGCCAAGGCAAAATGAACATAGGCAGCAAAATTTATAAAGATTTGATGAACGGGATCTCCCACATGCTTCCATTTGTTGTGGGTGGCGGTATTTTGCTGGCGATCTCCTTCTTGTTTGAGCAGCTTGCTAGCCCCGATAATCCGATTGTTCAATTGTTGCAGACCATTGGTGGCGGAACCGGTGCGTTCCACTTCCTGATTCCTGTCCTTGCCGGATTTATCGCAATGAGTATTGGTGATCGTCCAGCACTGATGCCGGGTATGGTCGGTGGATTGATGGCCGTGAATTCGAACGCGGGTTTCCTTGGTGGTCTGGCAGCCGGTTTCCTGGCCGGTTATGTTGTTATCGGTCTGCGCAAACTGTTTAAAGGATTGCCTAAAGCCATTGATGGTTTGAAACCGATCCTGTTGTATCCTGTGTTCGGATTGCTTATCGTTGGTGCTATAAGTTTCTATGTCTTCGATCCAATCTTCGGTTCCCTGAACACATGGCTTGTGGATGCGCTTGGAAACCTGGGTACTGGAAATGCCGTGCTGCTTGGGTTGCTGCTTGGCGGTATGATGTCCATTGATATGGGTGGACCGTTTAACAAAGCGGCCTATACATTTGCGATTGGGGTATTCACATCCAGCGGTAACACAGATGGTGCTTGGATGGCAGCTGTTATGGCAGGCGGTATGGTTCCGCCACTGGCCATTGCGTTGGCTACGACGTTCTTCAAATCCAAATTTACGGAGCAAGAACGTAAATCAGGTTTGACGAATTACGTGCTCGGGTTTTCCTTTATCACCGAAGGTGCCATTCCATTCGCTGCAGCTGACCCGCTGCGTGTTCTGACTTCCTGTATTCTGGGTTCGGCTGTGGCTGGCGGATTGACTCAATTGTGGAGCATTAATGTACCAGCACCGCACGGTGGAATTTTCGTTGCAGCACTCGCCAATCACGCTTTGCTCTTCCTGCTTGCTGTAGCGATCGGTTCGGTAATCTCGGGTCTGGTTCTGGGCCTGTGGAAAAAATCACCTTCCCTCGTGAAATAAATTATGAATGTTTGATCCTGAGGATAATAAATCAGGCTAATCCACATCGCTTCCCCAATAAAGCAGGGCATCTTCTGAGTGAAATTCACTGAGAGGATGCCTTTTTTATTTTGCTTTATGCAGATCTGTGGTAGGATCAATACTATACTAATTAATGAAACTATGTTCCATTTAATGAAACTTAACCCACACTTCATTACAAGGAGGATGTAGAATGTCGGATGTGATTAAAGATGAGGTGCAGAAACAGTTTGCCAAAAATGCACAAAAATATGTAACGAGTGCCCGTCATGCCAAAGGAGAAGACCTAGCTTTGCTTGTCGCTTCGTCACAAGCAAGTCCGGATATGACCGTACTGGATATTGCCACTGGCGGGGGACATGTTGCCAATGCTCTGGCACCGCTGGTTAAGCAGGTGATAGCTTTGGATTTAACGGAGAAAATGCTGGAGGTGGCCGAACGCTTTATTCAGGGTAATGGGCATCTGAATGTAGAGTTTGTCGCGGGTGATGCGGAGAGGCTCCCGTTTAGTAACGATTCCTTTGACCTTGTTACTTGCCGGATTGCCGCACATCATTTTCCGGACGTACCATCTTTTATATCCGAAGCGCTGCGAGTAACGAAGCCGGGTGGCAGATTGTTGCTGATTGACAACGTGGCGCCTGAACGTGATGAGAATGACCGGTTTTACAACGAGATAGAGAAGCGTCGTGATGCAAGTCATGTTCGTGCATGGCGCAAATCAGAATGGATTCGAATGGTGGAGCTTACAGGATACCGGATCGAAGGGATGATTTCCTTCGAAAAACCGTTTTTGTTCGAAGATTGGTGTGAGCGGGCAGGGATGTCAGAGGAGGAGAAGAGAGCACTTGAGGCAAGCATGCTAAGCGAATCGAATGAGATCAAAACCTACTTTAAACTGGAAGAGAGCGGGCGTGGCAGAATTCTTCGTTTTGAGGGAGAGAGTATATTCATTCAGGCAGTAAAATCCAGATAACGCTCGGACAGGAACAATAGGGCTTTATCCTCCAGCTCACATGATTCGGGGATAACAAACGTCATGAAATTCCCATAAGGAACACGCAAAAATTCAGCCTGACTGCCCGGATAATTGCCATAATGTTCTGTAGAGCCGAAATAACCGCCAGTATAAATCTCCGGATTGCGGTTCGAGTTATCGCACTGGCTTTCCATCTCGTGATTGCAATAAAAGCACTCTCCGCAGGAGATGTTAAAAGGCAACACCGAGGTGCATACGATTAAACGACTGGCCATTTTTCTTTACGCAATGCATGAAGCAGTTCGGGAGAAGCATTCAGATTCTCGCGCACCAGATCTTCCGGGGTTAATGCCATCCATTGATTTAGAGAAATATCTTCAAAGCGGTCACTTCTGAAAATTTCCAAAAACCATAATGTGTCTGTGCCTGTATTCTCAATATAATGGCCCATGGCTACAGGTACGTATCCAACATCTCCCGCCCGATAGTCGAAAGTGCGCGCAATGCCGTTCCCTCCAAAAACCGTCATTCGTCCTTGACCAGTCAAATAGTATTGCCACTCATCCGCATTGGGGTGCCAGTGCAGCTCACGCATGCCTCCTGGTTTTATTTCCACCAGGGCTGCGGCAACCGTTGTAGAGATCGGGAAGTTGGTGGAGTCCACAATGCGCACACTTCCTCCTGGTGTAATGGTCGGTTTCTGGGCTAGTAATCGATGCTTGAAGGAGAGAGGCACCGTACCGTAGGGGGACTGGACTTCCTGACTTGCAAGGGAACCAGGGACTTGATCCTGAAACATGTAAACCTGTTCCGTTGGCATGGATTGGAATGCAGATTCGGGTATGCCAAAATTGACTGAAAGTACTTCCGGTGGTGTATGAGCGAACCAATCGGAAATGGACAACGTATTCAGATCGGAGAAAGACCCGTCATCAAATACAAGCAAGAACTCACATCCATCAGCAAGTCCCTGAATGGAATGGGGCAAACCTTTGGGGAAGAACCACAGATCACCCGTTCCTACATCTGCAATAAAATTGCGACCCTGCTGATCCACGGACGTAATACGTGCCGTACCCCAGATCATATACGCCCATTCGGATTGCTGATGCCAGTGCAGTTCACGCACGCCTCCTGGTGTAAGACTCATATTCACCCCAGCAAGTGTTGTGGCGATGGGCAGATCCCGCACTGTGATTTCGCGGGACCAACCTCCATGGTTCAACTGCATATGTGTATCGGAAAAAGACATTCTCAGATTGGGTAATAACCCGTTGTCGGTTACCGGAGGTACCAGCATATCTGGATTTTGTAAATCTCTCATCACGTCACGAGGGCCCAGATCGGGTCCGCCAGCACCGTCTTTTCGGATCGGTTGGGGAATAATTAACGGTTTGCCATTATTGGTGTTTTCATTTTTCATATGTAGACTCCTCCAATTCATCACTTCATCCTATAACTGAAGTCGATA from Paenibacillus sp. JNUCC-31 includes:
- a CDS encoding PTS fructose transporter subunit IIABC; this encodes MRITDLMIQDTMIMDLQATTKEEAIDELIASLNRSGRINDPVLFKEMIYKREAESSTGIGGGIAMPHAKTTAVNEPTVVFAKSRKGLDFEALDDEPAHIFFMIAAPEGAANTHLRTLAALSRLLIDSDFISQLMSTDTPAEVTALFDAKQAEEEEKKAAKEKAEAEKASSASGNTNGQKQNTSGVIVGNAASEDFVVAVTACPTGIAHTFMAEDALKKKAQEMGINIRVETNGSEGAQNVLTADEIARAKGVIIAADKNVEMARFDGKPVLQRPVSDGIRKSEELIRKAVNGDAPIYRSQEGGGGKAEGESQGKMNIGSKIYKDLMNGISHMLPFVVGGGILLAISFLFEQLASPDNPIVQLLQTIGGGTGAFHFLIPVLAGFIAMSIGDRPALMPGMVGGLMAVNSNAGFLGGLAAGFLAGYVVIGLRKLFKGLPKAIDGLKPILLYPVFGLLIVGAISFYVFDPIFGSLNTWLVDALGNLGTGNAVLLGLLLGGMMSIDMGGPFNKAAYTFAIGVFTSSGNTDGAWMAAVMAGGMVPPLAIALATTFFKSKFTEQERKSGLTNYVLGFSFITEGAIPFAAADPLRVLTSCILGSAVAGGLTQLWSINVPAPHGGIFVAALANHALLFLLAVAIGSVISGLVLGLWKKSPSLVK
- a CDS encoding class I SAM-dependent methyltransferase, translated to MSDVIKDEVQKQFAKNAQKYVTSARHAKGEDLALLVASSQASPDMTVLDIATGGGHVANALAPLVKQVIALDLTEKMLEVAERFIQGNGHLNVEFVAGDAERLPFSNDSFDLVTCRIAAHHFPDVPSFISEALRVTKPGGRLLLIDNVAPERDENDRFYNEIEKRRDASHVRAWRKSEWIRMVELTGYRIEGMISFEKPFLFEDWCERAGMSEEEKRALEASMLSESNEIKTYFKLEESGRGRILRFEGESIFIQAVKSR
- a CDS encoding oxalate decarboxylase family bicupin — translated: MKNENTNNGKPLIIPQPIRKDGAGGPDLGPRDVMRDLQNPDMLVPPVTDNGLLPNLRMSFSDTHMQLNHGGWSREITVRDLPIATTLAGVNMSLTPGGVRELHWHQQSEWAYMIWGTARITSVDQQGRNFIADVGTGDLWFFPKGLPHSIQGLADGCEFLLVFDDGSFSDLNTLSISDWFAHTPPEVLSVNFGIPESAFQSMPTEQVYMFQDQVPGSLASQEVQSPYGTVPLSFKHRLLAQKPTITPGGSVRIVDSTNFPISTTVAAALVEIKPGGMRELHWHPNADEWQYYLTGQGRMTVFGGNGIARTFDYRAGDVGYVPVAMGHYIENTGTDTLWFLEIFRSDRFEDISLNQWMALTPEDLVRENLNASPELLHALRKEKWPVV
- the pfkB gene encoding 1-phosphofructokinase, producing the protein MIYTVTLNPSIDYIVEVDDLKLGELNRMNRDLKLPGGKGINVSRVLNQLGADNTALGFLGGFTGRFINDKLQEDQIQTDFITIADDTRINIKLKHGDETEINGLGPAIRPEEAEQLLNKLSSLQKGDIVILSGSIPPSLGADFYDRLINVCKRTSAEFVIDTTGPALMDALVYEPLLVKPNHHELAELFGVSIETQEELVTYGRKLLEAGAKHVLISMAGEGALLITQTDVYHANVPKGVVKNSVGAGDSMIGGFVGTFVLNEDLLEAFRTGVASGSATAFSDDLATRELIEGLRTQVTITKI
- a CDS encoding DeoR/GlpR family DNA-binding transcription regulator, encoding MLTEERYAAIIERLQQRGIVKLQELVDVIGASESTIRRDLIDLESRQMLKRIHGGASLVNEKTPEPGMEEKTFKNIQQKTTIARLAAQEINNGECIYLDAGTTTLAMIPFIEARDVTVVTNGLSHVEALVSKRIRSYLLGGMMKIHTKAVIGSIALQNMDNFRFDKCFIGTNGVDAEMGYTTPDPEEALIKRRAHQLSGKSYVLADSSKIGEITFAKLFDLEEADLITEHMPEHWRSVITQKTKIIEG